A DNA window from Massilia putida contains the following coding sequences:
- a CDS encoding CoA transferase gives MGFFSEQQHPSEGTIRTIGIPQQWSETPATLRHPAPRLGEHTQELLREYGFGQDEIEDLLQSGGARADTAACSACRFRVCGPAQQVL, from the coding sequence GTGGGCTTCTTTAGCGAGCAGCAGCACCCGAGCGAAGGCACGATCCGCACCATCGGCATCCCACAGCAATGGAGCGAGACCCCGGCCACGCTGCGGCACCCAGCCCCGCGCTTGGGTGAGCACACGCAGGAGCTGCTGCGTGAGTATGGTTTCGGCCAGGACGAAATCGAAGATCTGCTGCAGTCAGGCGGCGCCCGAGCGGATACCGCAGCTTGTTCAGCCTGCCGGTTCCGCGTCTGCGGACCGGCTCAGCAAGTGCTCTAA
- a CDS encoding SDR family NAD(P)-dependent oxidoreductase has product MSTLSAIDSLHGKVAIVTGGTGGIGKGVALHLAARGAHVVINGRSADKAQAVLGEIRADGSQACFAPGDVRSRADMQAVVAEAVRQFGGVDIVVPNAGGNDDEARSPEVRGPFADVDLQRVTHFVDQALAAKLLVVQAAVPAMRERGGGSVVFVISEGGRTPTPGQTAIASFSGGLIAASKVLAKDLARERIRVNCVCVTVVRDTPSWEAVFSPDSTVSDMHRKQYEKIVARSPLGVASPADIGKVVAFFASDDAAYLTGTVISPTGGLTIH; this is encoded by the coding sequence ATGTCAACACTATCGGCCATCGACTCATTGCATGGCAAGGTCGCCATCGTTACTGGCGGTACGGGAGGCATCGGCAAGGGCGTGGCGCTGCACCTGGCCGCGCGCGGCGCGCATGTCGTCATCAACGGCAGGAGCGCGGACAAAGCCCAGGCCGTGCTCGGCGAGATACGCGCCGACGGGAGCCAGGCGTGCTTCGCCCCGGGCGATGTGCGGTCCCGCGCCGACATGCAGGCCGTGGTGGCTGAGGCGGTACGCCAGTTCGGCGGTGTGGATATCGTCGTGCCCAATGCGGGCGGCAACGACGACGAGGCGCGCTCGCCCGAAGTACGCGGCCCGTTCGCCGACGTCGACCTGCAGCGCGTGACCCATTTCGTCGACCAAGCCCTCGCGGCCAAGCTGCTGGTGGTACAGGCCGCCGTGCCCGCGATGCGCGAGCGTGGCGGCGGCAGCGTGGTGTTCGTCATCTCCGAGGGCGGACGCACCCCCACACCGGGGCAGACGGCCATCGCCAGTTTCTCAGGTGGACTGATCGCCGCGAGCAAGGTGCTGGCCAAGGACCTGGCGCGGGAGCGCATCCGTGTGAACTGCGTCTGCGTGACGGTGGTGCGCGACACCCCCTCGTGGGAGGCGGTGTTCTCCCCCGACAGCACGGTCTCGGACATGCACCGCAAGCAGTACGAAAAAATCGTGGCGCGCAGCCCGCTGGGCGTGGCCAGTCCGGCGGACATCGGCAAGGTCGTGGCATTCTTCGCCTCCGATGATGCGGCCTACCTCACCGGCACTGTCATCAGCCCAACCGGCGGCCTCACCATCCATTGA